Proteins encoded by one window of uncultured Methanobrevibacter sp.:
- a CDS encoding aminopeptidase P family protein, protein MDLHINNILKDLEKDDFQAYLLTKFTNVEYISGYRPTSFAFCIIKENPIIYASGMDMELAEKNSSIEVKEYESFEVIVNELKKEGIKSLAIEPSLPFSTYVRFRDDFDVDSKTYIDKQRMIKTPYEIEKITKATEIAQKSFLQLDILNNNCTEKEVAFDLVRHMIENGASKESFDTIVTSGANSSLPHAVPQDKKLSQPILIDWGAIFEGYCSDNTRTIVYTERQHEIWNIVAEAHDKAIKAVKPGLKCCQIDKVARDIIKDYGYADKFIHSTGHSLGLDIHETPGFSLRDETIIEKGMVITVEPGIYLEGEFGVRLEDTVEVSSKANVIGNLPLRID, encoded by the coding sequence ATGGATTTGCATATTAATAATATTTTAAAAGATTTGGAAAAAGATGATTTTCAAGCTTATCTGCTTACAAAATTTACAAATGTTGAATATATTTCAGGGTATCGACCTACCAGTTTTGCTTTTTGTATTATAAAAGAAAATCCAATAATTTATGCATCCGGAATGGATATGGAACTGGCAGAAAAAAATTCATCGATTGAAGTAAAGGAATATGAGTCTTTTGAAGTTATTGTTAATGAACTAAAAAAAGAAGGAATCAAAAGCTTAGCTATCGAGCCTAGTCTGCCGTTCAGCACATATGTTAGATTTAGGGATGATTTTGATGTAGATTCCAAAACATACATAGACAAACAAAGAATGATTAAAACACCTTACGAGATTGAAAAAATCACAAAAGCAACTGAAATTGCTCAAAAATCATTCCTGCAACTTGACATTTTAAACAATAACTGCACTGAAAAAGAGGTAGCATTTGACCTTGTAAGACATATGATTGAAAATGGTGCTTCAAAGGAATCATTTGACACAATTGTTACAAGTGGTGCTAATTCAAGTCTTCCTCATGCGGTTCCTCAGGATAAAAAATTGTCACAGCCAATTTTAATTGATTGGGGTGCTATTTTTGAAGGTTATTGTTCAGATAATACTCGTACAATAGTGTATACGGAACGCCAGCATGAAATTTGGAACATTGTTGCTGAAGCTCATGACAAAGCAATAAAAGCAGTTAAACCTGGCCTTAAATGTTGTCAAATCGATAAAGTTGCACGTGACATTATTAAGGATTATGGTTATGCAGATAAATTTATCCATTCAACAGGTCACAGTTTAGGTTTGGATATTCATGAAACTCCTGGATTTTCTCTACGCGATGAAACAATAATTGAAAAGGGCATGGTCATTACTGTTGAACCCGGAATCTATCTGGAAGGGGAATTCGGAGTTCGTCTTGAAGACACGGTGGAAGTTTCTAGCAAAGCTAATGTGATTGGAAATCTTCCTTTGAGAATAGATTAA
- a CDS encoding non-ribosomal peptide synthetase, translating to MVLFDLSSSQKMLLFSEMNNPQNDSFYLKFRKDYDLNDFEYVKSSIEIISRNYLNLQIKFDESGDFKQYYEDVVETNVESFEVTEDIGEFIKDYLEDPFDDIFDAPLYKWAVLKTDSSTVLIGVVQHILLDGTSLFSVVPQEIEKCMNCLKNNEQYIPIDYSYETYVNAEKDYLESAEADDDKKYWLDSLKDYSQDWYSFDESQFGFFEVLLEKIPEFDYSPFVTALALNFLYIAKSKKDNAQFADMVFNTSVHGRYFGQEEALGMFVNTIPLRLKYDEELTFDELLAYSKSVLKEGLGHAKLQFSEYTTDLRNEGIDPDCISMISIVSNSTNFDSKFLTLQKDIKFPLHFRINKNYSDKDGLQSIFIEYDKSCFVEMEIREIASGLNDLAKQVSEDSSIKCKDYHVNVIDFFKGENYYNNLINSFDNPTAISPDVNDDEVIFNKISKAIDIEKLKDLANKYHLSKDKVLLATFLYNLTKFSFSKDILIAFNRTAAGYHFNTDLTVKEYFEDFKTYFKNYSNYPLLNNKKLNFESEILFFVDDYSKSRDYKLIFNFESGKINIRYDESFYSKELMEAFLDAMDVLIDRFAFTDSLLKNISIKRELELDEGFEIELANEGIVNKVFENIAAENPQKTILYAEDCELTYDELNKKANKIANALIKRGVNIEDRVMFMMRRNSDLIAAVLGIVKAGAAFIPIDPNYPKNRIEQILDDSDSKFVITSSEIDYEGENRIDVDELLKEDDDSNPQIELTPDNLCFLIYTSGSTGKPKGVMITHRGITNYVANVEENVPIYELNHKCSKFISISTVSFIVFLREIFGTILNGLPVVFANDEQAMDPLELVELFNATDAEGFGSTPTRLLEYLQIEEIQDVVGKCNVIIVGGEGFPPVLYDRLTKYTDADIYNSYGPTEVTIASHYKLMDSNKVTAGWKMLNVVDKIMDIDGNQLPAHVTGEIYVGGAGIARGYLGNDEQTQKVFLTLNDIPYYNTGDLGKRDDNGELYVSGRNDTQIKLRGLRIELSEIEGAIANYENVTLSKVVVKKINSIEHLCAYFTASCDIDIDDLKQHLIDSLPEYMVPSYFTQLEAFPKTPNGKTDFKNLPDPEINVDEFIKPRTDIEKELFDIVSEILGIDEFGVNTDLFNIGLTSLSVIKLTSAIYNNFNAQLNVTEILRYKTIEKIASEIKIEDDVAGEVQELYPLTSNQLGVYFDCIKDPENTAYNLPKKMEFSEGIDVDKLKSSIVKAIENHPYLKTRIVMEKGEVYQQRRDNLKVDDLIETVDEINLDEFVTPFKLDEGPLFRFKIVGNSMLLADFHHIIVDGTSLNILFDEISKIYDGKDYDLEELDGFEYSLNEIKTEQSSLYEEAKLFFSNKIKEFDDATVITQDINGDESQGKAAMKDIFLDKQSIDEFCSESNMSQNNLFLAATSFVLNKFVYNRNVLIATITNGRFNPNQQKTLAMMVKTLPLALKLNSDSSLREYMEYINGEWLNVLTYSSYPLTEISNEFDITPEILYAYHGKIIEDIEIGGMKVERESLDYEGLKFKININVVEVDGQYRIFCEYNDQLYSETLINTFLDCIRIVLNKFQTFDKNTLMKDISIIENDDWGVDDLEYDEIPEERLNKIFEKQVELHPDRVILYATDGEFTYSQLNEKANRIAHSLIKKGVGPEDRIMFILNRDSNVMASVFGILKSGAAFIPVDSEYPSERIEHVLTDSESKFIIVDDVIDRKGIDLSDYSENLLDINELLKEADISNPDPDVHPNNMAYLIYTSGSTGLPKGVILEHGNIANFAYPDPRNVCTYELVHNLEKEDYKVLSTTTVAFDVFQQELMGSLLNGVPMVFANDTEYKDPIEMMDLINRTGANVYVATPSRLLQYLDIEAMQETMYGFKVYIHAGEPFSPRLYDLLSKNSNGKIFNMYGPTETTVYCNGQLLESSDIHIGKELFNVHEMVMDFDSNPLPPNVIGELYIGGKGVSREYLNRPEKNAESYEVINGIRFYHSGDFVKVTENGDYYVFGRMDNQIKLRGLRIEIGEIEVGLSKYPGIKSVAVVVKKIKGNDHLCAYFTVHDDIKDENREENEYSIDIDDLKASLAEKLVYYMVPTVYMELDEMPQTVNGKTDLRNLPEPVLITEYVAPENEIEAFFAELFAEILGLDEVSVTDSFFEIGGTSLLVTKITMEALNRNYNLNYGDVFSNPTPRALSEFILSDETVEKKSEMSYDYTKINNLLKKNNIESLVNGEFEDDLGNILLTGATGFLGIHVLHEILENETDEIYCFIRANKVLSGAERLKSLLFYYFSDEYAELFDERLHVIEGDITSFEDFEKLMPERIDTIINCAANVKHFSSGTDIEDINFGGVINGLKFAKMKNAKYVQVSTYSIAGESVNNYPPVDVKFKEDDLFIGQKVDNQYLSSKFLAERAVLEAAVDDDLDVKIMRVGNLMARSSDSEFQINFESNGFINRLKAFVTIGKMPYSMLMNNVEFSPIDTTAKAILNLSKTPKDCRVFHPYDYHSVSFGDIIEIIRPLGLDIQPVEDDEYQKALDEALADKTKQEGVSGLITSIGSGKVKKIWLPVDNVYTIQSMYRLGIKWPFVSEEYIYNFIKYLVDLDFFSV from the coding sequence ATGGTATTATTTGATTTATCTTCTAGTCAGAAAATGTTATTATTTTCTGAAATGAACAATCCTCAAAATGATTCATTCTATCTAAAATTCAGAAAGGATTATGATTTAAATGATTTTGAGTATGTAAAATCTTCAATTGAAATTATTTCGCGGAATTATCTTAATTTACAGATAAAATTTGATGAAAGCGGCGATTTCAAGCAATATTATGAAGATGTTGTTGAAACAAATGTTGAAAGTTTTGAAGTGACTGAAGACATCGGTGAATTTATTAAGGATTATCTGGAAGATCCTTTTGATGATATTTTCGATGCTCCTTTATATAAATGGGCAGTTTTAAAAACCGATTCCTCAACTGTTCTCATTGGTGTTGTTCAGCATATTTTGCTTGATGGAACTTCCTTGTTTTCAGTTGTTCCGCAGGAAATTGAAAAATGTATGAATTGCCTTAAGAATAATGAGCAGTACATTCCAATTGATTATTCATATGAGACTTATGTAAATGCTGAAAAGGATTATCTTGAATCTGCTGAAGCTGATGACGATAAAAAATATTGGTTGGATTCATTAAAAGATTATTCTCAGGACTGGTATTCATTCGATGAATCTCAATTTGGGTTCTTTGAGGTGCTTCTTGAAAAGATTCCAGAATTTGATTATTCCCCATTTGTTACTGCACTGGCACTGAATTTCTTATACATTGCAAAATCCAAAAAAGATAATGCACAGTTTGCTGATATGGTTTTCAACACTTCAGTTCATGGCAGATACTTTGGTCAGGAAGAAGCATTGGGAATGTTTGTAAATACTATTCCTTTAAGGTTAAAATATGATGAAGAATTGACCTTTGATGAATTGCTTGCTTATTCCAAATCAGTTTTAAAAGAAGGTTTGGGACATGCAAAATTACAATTCAGTGAATATACAACCGATTTAAGAAATGAGGGTATTGATCCTGATTGTATTTCAATGATTTCAATCGTTTCAAACTCAACCAATTTCGACTCAAAATTCCTGACACTTCAAAAAGATATCAAATTCCCATTGCATTTTAGAATAAATAAAAATTATTCTGATAAAGATGGTTTGCAGTCTATATTCATAGAATATGATAAATCTTGTTTTGTAGAAATGGAAATACGCGAAATTGCAAGTGGCCTTAATGATTTGGCAAAACAGGTCAGTGAAGATTCTTCTATAAAATGTAAAGATTATCATGTCAATGTAATTGACTTTTTCAAAGGAGAAAATTACTATAATAATTTAATTAATTCCTTTGATAATCCAACTGCAATTTCTCCTGATGTTAATGATGATGAAGTAATTTTCAATAAAATTTCCAAAGCAATTGATATTGAAAAATTAAAGGACCTGGCTAATAAATATCATTTATCAAAAGATAAAGTGCTGCTGGCAACTTTCTTGTATAATTTAACTAAATTTTCATTTTCAAAAGACATTCTGATTGCTTTTAATCGTACTGCTGCAGGATATCATTTCAACACAGATTTGACTGTTAAAGAATATTTTGAAGATTTCAAAACTTATTTCAAAAATTACAGTAATTATCCATTATTGAATAATAAAAAACTGAACTTTGAAAGCGAAATTTTATTCTTTGTTGATGATTATTCCAAATCCAGAGATTATAAATTAATCTTTAATTTTGAAAGCGGAAAAATCAATATCCGCTATGATGAATCATTTTATTCAAAAGAATTAATGGAAGCATTCCTTGATGCAATGGATGTTTTAATCGACAGATTTGCTTTCACAGATTCATTGCTTAAAAACATTTCTATTAAAAGAGAACTTGAATTGGATGAAGGATTTGAAATTGAGCTTGCAAATGAAGGAATTGTAAATAAGGTATTTGAAAATATCGCAGCTGAAAATCCTCAAAAGACAATCCTTTATGCTGAAGACTGCGAACTCACATATGATGAATTAAATAAAAAAGCCAATAAAATCGCCAATGCTTTAATCAAAAGAGGAGTTAACATTGAAGACAGAGTAATGTTCATGATGAGGAGGAACAGTGATTTGATTGCTGCAGTTTTAGGTATTGTTAAAGCGGGAGCAGCATTCATTCCGATTGATCCGAATTATCCAAAAAACAGGATTGAACAAATTCTTGACGACAGTGACTCCAAATTTGTCATAACCAGTTCTGAAATTGACTATGAAGGTGAAAATCGGATAGATGTTGATGAACTCCTCAAAGAAGATGATGATTCCAATCCTCAAATTGAATTAACTCCTGATAATTTATGTTTCCTGATTTATACTTCAGGTTCAACAGGAAAACCAAAAGGGGTAATGATTACTCACAGAGGAATTACAAACTATGTTGCCAATGTTGAGGAAAATGTTCCGATTTATGAGCTGAATCACAAATGCAGTAAGTTCATATCCATTTCCACAGTTTCATTTATCGTATTCCTAAGGGAAATATTCGGTACAATTTTAAATGGTCTGCCTGTTGTATTTGCTAATGATGAACAGGCAATGGATCCGTTGGAATTAGTTGAATTATTCAATGCAACTGATGCTGAAGGATTCGGTTCCACACCTACCAGATTACTTGAATATCTTCAAATTGAAGAAATCCAGGATGTTGTTGGAAAATGTAATGTGATTATTGTAGGTGGGGAAGGATTCCCTCCAGTGTTATATGACAGACTTACAAAATACACTGATGCGGATATTTACAATTCATACGGACCAACTGAAGTTACAATTGCATCACATTATAAGCTGATGGATTCCAATAAGGTCACTGCAGGTTGGAAAATGCTTAATGTAGTTGATAAGATAATGGATATCGATGGAAATCAATTGCCTGCTCATGTGACTGGAGAAATTTATGTTGGTGGAGCTGGAATTGCAAGAGGCTATTTGGGCAATGATGAACAGACTCAAAAGGTCTTTTTAACCTTAAATGATATTCCATATTATAATACTGGAGATTTAGGTAAACGGGATGATAATGGAGAATTGTATGTTTCAGGACGTAATGATACTCAAATTAAACTTAGAGGTTTGAGAATTGAGCTGTCTGAAATCGAAGGAGCTATTGCGAATTATGAAAATGTCACTCTTTCAAAAGTTGTTGTTAAAAAGATTAATTCTATTGAACATCTCTGTGCTTATTTCACAGCTTCATGTGATATTGACATTGATGATTTAAAACAGCATTTAATAGATTCTTTACCTGAATACATGGTTCCGTCATATTTCACACAGCTTGAAGCGTTTCCTAAAACACCTAATGGTAAAACTGACTTTAAGAATTTACCTGACCCTGAAATTAATGTTGATGAATTCATAAAACCTAGAACAGATATAGAAAAAGAATTATTTGATATTGTCTCTGAAATTTTAGGAATTGATGAATTTGGTGTAAACACTGATTTATTTAACATAGGTCTGACTTCTTTATCTGTAATTAAATTAACTTCTGCAATTTATAACAATTTCAATGCACAGTTGAATGTTACAGAAATATTGAGATACAAAACCATCGAAAAAATTGCATCTGAAATTAAAATTGAAGATGACGTTGCTGGTGAAGTTCAGGAATTGTATCCGTTAACTTCAAATCAGCTTGGTGTTTACTTTGACTGTATTAAAGATCCTGAAAATACTGCTTACAACCTTCCAAAGAAAATGGAATTCAGTGAAGGTATTGACGTGGATAAACTCAAATCTTCAATAGTCAAAGCTATTGAAAATCACCCATACTTAAAAACAAGGATAGTAATGGAGAAAGGTGAAGTTTATCAGCAAAGAAGAGATAATCTCAAAGTCGATGATTTAATTGAAACAGTCGATGAAATTAATTTGGATGAATTTGTCACCCCATTTAAACTTGATGAGGGACCATTATTCAGATTCAAGATAGTTGGAAATTCAATGCTGCTTGCTGATTTCCACCATATTATTGTTGATGGAACATCTCTCAATATTTTGTTCGATGAAATATCCAAAATATATGATGGAAAAGACTATGATTTAGAAGAACTTGACGGATTTGAATATTCATTAAATGAGATAAAAACAGAACAGTCCAGTTTATATGAGGAAGCAAAATTGTTCTTTTCAAATAAAATTAAAGAGTTTGATGATGCAACAGTAATTACACAGGACATTAACGGTGATGAATCACAGGGTAAGGCTGCAATGAAAGATATTTTCCTTGATAAACAGTCCATTGATGAATTCTGTTCTGAGTCAAACATGAGTCAGAATAATTTATTCCTGGCAGCAACCTCCTTTGTTTTAAACAAGTTTGTTTATAACCGTAATGTATTGATTGCAACTATTACTAATGGTAGATTCAATCCGAACCAGCAAAAAACCTTGGCCATGATGGTTAAAACATTACCTTTAGCATTAAAATTAAATTCTGATTCAAGTCTTAGGGAATACATGGAATATATTAATGGAGAATGGTTAAATGTATTAACTTATTCTTCATATCCTTTAACAGAAATTTCAAATGAATTCGATATCACTCCTGAAATATTATATGCATATCATGGAAAAATCATTGAAGACATTGAAATCGGGGGGATGAAGGTTGAAAGAGAATCTTTGGATTACGAAGGCTTGAAATTCAAAATAAATATTAATGTGGTTGAAGTTGATGGCCAATACAGAATTTTCTGTGAATACAATGACCAGTTATACTCTGAAACCTTAATTAATACATTCCTCGATTGTATTAGAATTGTTTTAAATAAATTCCAAACATTCGATAAAAATACATTAATGAAAGATATTTCCATCATTGAAAATGATGATTGGGGTGTAGATGATTTGGAATATGATGAAATTCCTGAAGAGAGGTTGAATAAGATATTTGAAAAACAAGTTGAACTGCATCCTGATAGAGTAATATTATATGCTACCGACGGTGAATTTACTTACTCTCAATTAAATGAAAAAGCTAATAGAATTGCTCACAGTCTTATTAAAAAGGGTGTTGGTCCTGAAGACAGGATAATGTTTATCTTAAATAGAGATAGTAATGTAATGGCATCAGTATTTGGTATTTTAAAATCAGGTGCTGCCTTTATTCCTGTTGATTCAGAATATCCTTCTGAAAGAATTGAGCATGTTCTAACTGACAGTGAATCTAAATTCATCATTGTTGATGATGTAATTGACAGAAAAGGCATTGATTTAAGCGATTACAGTGAAAACTTATTGGATATTAATGAATTGCTTAAAGAGGCGGATATTTCCAATCCTGATCCTGATGTGCATCCAAACAATATGGCATATCTTATTTACACTTCCGGTTCAACAGGACTTCCAAAAGGAGTTATTCTGGAACATGGAAATATTGCAAACTTTGCATATCCTGATCCGAGAAATGTATGTACATATGAATTGGTGCACAATCTTGAAAAAGAGGATTATAAAGTATTGTCCACAACAACTGTTGCTTTCGATGTATTCCAGCAAGAGTTAATGGGATCTCTTTTAAATGGAGTTCCTATGGTATTTGCAAATGATACTGAATACAAAGATCCAATTGAGATGATGGATTTAATCAACAGGACTGGAGCAAATGTTTATGTTGCTACTCCTTCACGTTTACTCCAATATTTGGATATTGAAGCAATGCAGGAAACTATGTATGGATTTAAAGTTTATATTCATGCGGGAGAACCGTTCTCACCAAGATTATATGATTTGCTTTCCAAAAATTCCAATGGTAAAATCTTTAATATGTATGGTCCAACTGAAACAACAGTTTACTGTAACGGTCAGTTGCTTGAAAGCTCAGACATCCACATTGGAAAAGAATTATTTAATGTTCATGAAATGGTTATGGACTTCGACTCCAATCCATTACCTCCAAATGTTATTGGAGAATTGTATATTGGTGGAAAAGGAGTTTCAAGAGAGTACTTGAACCGTCCTGAGAAAAATGCTGAAAGTTATGAAGTGATTAATGGAATACGGTTTTATCATTCCGGAGACTTTGTTAAAGTCACTGAAAATGGGGATTATTATGTATTCGGAAGAATGGATAATCAGATTAAACTCAGAGGATTAAGAATCGAAATAGGTGAAATTGAAGTGGGACTTTCAAAATATCCTGGAATTAAATCTGTTGCAGTTGTTGTAAAGAAAATTAAAGGCAATGACCACTTATGTGCTTATTTCACAGTTCATGATGATATTAAAGATGAAAATCGTGAAGAAAACGAATATTCCATTGATATTGATGATTTAAAAGCTTCACTTGCTGAAAAACTGGTATATTATATGGTTCCTACTGTCTATATGGAGCTTGATGAAATGCCTCAGACGGTTAATGGTAAAACAGACTTGAGAAACTTGCCTGAGCCTGTCTTAATAACTGAGTATGTTGCTCCTGAAAATGAAATTGAAGCATTCTTTGCTGAGTTATTTGCAGAAATTTTAGGACTTGATGAAGTAAGTGTCACTGACAGCTTCTTTGAGATAGGTGGAACATCACTTTTAGTAACTAAAATCACTATGGAAGCATTAAACAGGAATTATAATCTAAATTATGGGGATGTTTTCTCAAATCCTACTCCAAGAGCATTGTCTGAATTCATCTTATCTGATGAGACAGTTGAGAAAAAATCAGAAATGTCTTATGATTACACTAAAATCAATAATTTGCTTAAGAAAAACAACATTGAATCATTAGTCAATGGTGAATTTGAAGATGATTTGGGCAATATTTTGCTTACAGGTGCTACTGGATTTTTAGGAATACATGTGCTGCATGAAATTTTAGAAAATGAAACTGATGAGATTTACTGTTTCATAAGGGCAAATAAAGTTCTTAGTGGTGCAGAAAGGTTAAAATCATTACTATTCTATTACTTCTCCGATGAATATGCAGAATTATTCGATGAGAGGTTACATGTTATTGAGGGGGACATTACAAGCTTTGAAGACTTTGAAAAGCTTATGCCTGAAAGAATAGATACAATTATAAACTGTGCGGCTAATGTAAAACATTTCTCATCAGGAACAGATATAGAAGACATTAACTTCGGAGGAGTTATCAACGGATTGAAATTTGCGAAAATGAAAAATGCTAAATATGTCCAAGTATCCACATACAGTATTGCTGGTGAAAGTGTTAATAACTATCCTCCTGTTGATGTTAAATTTAAAGAAGATGATTTGTTTATTGGCCAAAAAGTAGATAACCAATATCTCAGCAGTAAATTTTTAGCTGAACGTGCTGTTTTAGAAGCTGCTGTTGATGATGATTTAGATGTTAAAATCATGAGGGTGGGTAACCTGATGGCCAGAAGTTCAGACAGTGAGTTCCAGATTAACTTTGAGTCAAATGGTTTCATCAATCGTTTAAAAGCATTTGTAACCATTGGTAAAATGCCTTATTCAATGTTGATGAATAACGTTGAATTCTCACCAATTGATACAACTGCAAAAGCTATTTTGAATCTGTCCAAAACTCCAAAGGACTGTAGAGTATTCCATCCATATGATTATCATAGTGTAAGCTTCGGTGATATTATTGAAATTATCAGACCTTTAGGATTGGATATTCAGCCTGTTGAGGATGATGAATATCAAAAAGCTTTGGATGAAGCTCTTGCGGATAAAACAAAACAGGAAGGAGTCTCCGGTCTTATTACTTCGATAGGTTCCGGAAAGGTTAAAAAGATTTGGCTTCCTGTTGATAATGTTTATACTATACAGTCTATGTATCGTTTAGGCATTAAATGGCCATTTGTTTCTGAGGAATATATCTATAATTTCATTAAATATCTGGTTGACTTGGATTTCTTCAGTGTTTAG
- a CDS encoding STAS domain-containing protein, producing MNIEKNYNGKELTLSIEGRIDTITSKDLDNTINEEMGNFDSLILDFADLEYISSAGLRVVIATQKKLKPNNIPLVIKNTNETVKGIFKMSGFDKILNIE from the coding sequence ATGAATATTGAAAAAAATTATAATGGAAAAGAATTAACATTGTCTATTGAAGGACGTATAGACACAATAACTTCAAAAGATTTAGATAATACAATCAATGAGGAAATGGGAAATTTTGATTCATTAATATTGGATTTTGCGGATTTAGAATATATCTCAAGTGCAGGATTAAGAGTAGTAATTGCAACTCAAAAAAAATTAAAGCCAAACAATATTCCTCTTGTCATTAAAAATACCAATGAAACTGTTAAAGGAATATTTAAAATGTCAGGTTTTGATAAAATCCTTAACATAGAATAA
- a CDS encoding ATP-binding protein, with protein sequence MKLNRDINELYNLNDYIIGVIQKEDLQVNLIIEEVFANIVEYSNSEFIIVNAEFNDSILTVKFIDNGIPFNPLLKEDPELPNTVEEAQIGGLGIFLTKELADNIDYQYINGENHLKIIKKVDS encoded by the coding sequence ATGAAATTAAATCGAGATATCAACGAATTATATAATTTGAATGATTATATAATTGGAGTAATTCAAAAAGAAGATCTCCAAGTAAACCTAATAATTGAAGAAGTCTTTGCAAATATTGTCGAATATTCCAATAGCGAATTTATAATTGTTAATGCTGAATTTAATGATTCAATATTAACAGTGAAATTTATCGACAACGGAATTCCTTTCAATCCTCTATTAAAAGAAGATCCTGAACTTCCAAATACTGTTGAAGAAGCCCAAATTGGAGGACTGGGAATTTTTTTAACAAAAGAACTGGCGGACAATATTGATTATCAGTATATAAACGGTGAAAATCATTTAAAAATTATCAAAAAAGTGGATTCATAA
- a CDS encoding site-2 protease family protein has product MIKFTSSEVRDLIIAFIVISLCFAIANAGRNVNAILHLLPMIMVGVGAGFILHELGHKFVSMKYGYWAEFKLWPQGLIFALITSFFGFVFAAPGAVYTYANYMTDEINGKISVAGPVVNIILAIIFLAICIAVYPSAFHSQTSVLILNICALGFNINSFLAVFNLLPIGNLDGSKVLRWNIGIWLITIAIAGIMTYMSMTIGVENIIRLIIGF; this is encoded by the coding sequence ATGATTAAATTTACTAGTAGCGAAGTAAGAGATTTAATAATTGCATTTATTGTTATTTCACTTTGTTTTGCAATAGCGAATGCTGGAAGAAATGTGAATGCAATACTTCACTTATTGCCTATGATTATGGTTGGTGTAGGTGCAGGTTTCATATTGCACGAGCTAGGACATAAATTTGTGTCAATGAAATATGGTTATTGGGCTGAATTTAAATTATGGCCTCAAGGGTTAATTTTTGCGCTCATCACATCATTTTTCGGATTTGTTTTTGCAGCACCAGGTGCAGTTTACACATATGCAAATTACATGACTGATGAGATTAACGGTAAAATATCCGTTGCAGGTCCGGTTGTCAATATAATTCTTGCAATAATATTTTTAGCAATATGCATTGCAGTTTACCCGTCCGCATTTCACTCACAGACTTCAGTGTTAATCTTAAATATTTGTGCTTTAGGTTTCAACATCAACAGTTTTCTTGCGGTATTTAACTTGCTTCCAATTGGAAACCTTGATGGATCAAAAGTATTGCGATGGAATATCGGAATTTGGCTTATTACAATCGCTATTGCAGGAATAATGACATATATGTCAATGACAATAGGTGTTGAAAATATTATTAGATTAATTATAGGATTCTAA